CGATTACCGACACCTCGTGGCCCTCTTCTCGAAGAACGCGCGCCGTGCGCAGGCCAACTCGTCCTGCCCCGATGATCACGAACCGCATGCACCGGAGTACGCTTCCCCCCGGCAATAAGCTTGCGCCGAATTACCATGCCAACTAGTCGAACAGTGTTGTAAGACGGGCAAAGGTTTTAGTCATGCGAAAGTGTACCACACCGTCGAGAATGGTTCATGCGTTTATTATGATCAAGACGGCCGCCGGGAAGTCCGAGGGACTTCTCGAGTCGATTCGGGACGTCGAGTCGGTCTCCGACGCCCACATCGTCGCGGGCACGTACGATATTATCGCGGAGATCGATGCTCCCGAGGTGTACAACGTCCTCGAGGCCGTCTCCTCGGGTGTGCAGGGACTCGAGGGCGTGACGGATACGAAGACGTACATCGCGATGGACTAGAACGAACTTTTCCGCTGTCGTTCTACATCGGCATGCCGCCGCTCTCGCCCTCGCTGGCCTGCTGACCGCGGCTCTGGGCGTTCTCGAGCAGCGTCGCCGCCGCCCCCTGATACTCGTAGCCGGGGATGATCCCCTGCGCGTAGGTGCCCTCGACGTACTCGATCAGGGCTTTGGCGTCGTCGGCGCCTTCGCCGGCGTCCCAGGCAACGTACTCGAGAGTCACAGTAACGTCGGTCGCATCGCGCTCGATCGCCGGCTCGTCGTTCGTGGTCGTGTGC
Above is a window of Natronorubrum tibetense GA33 DNA encoding:
- a CDS encoding Lrp/AsnC ligand binding domain-containing protein → MVHAFIMIKTAAGKSEGLLESIRDVESVSDAHIVAGTYDIIAEIDAPEVYNVLEAVSSGVQGLEGVTDTKTYIAMD